The stretch of DNA GCGCGCCGCGCTCACGATCTCGACCGTGACGCGCGTCTCCTTCCCGCCCGCCGACGCGATGATCTCGAGCGCGCCCTCCGTCGCCTCCTTCGCCGCGGTCACGTTGCCGAGCGCGTCGACCTTCACGCCCTTGCCGGTCGCGTCGGGCGCGAGGCGGAACGCGGTGCCGGTCCTGGTCTCGCAGCCCTTCGCGTCGAGCACGACCGCGCGGAAGCGGAAGGTCTCGCCGGGGCGGAGGAGCTTCTGCGAAGGTCGCACCTCGAGCTTCTGCGCCTCTCCGACGACGCCGCAGAGCGCGGGCCGCGGCGGCGCCTCCGAGGGCGCGTTGCTCTTCGCGGGCGCGGGCGACGGCCCGGTCTCGGTGCTCGTGCCGGCTGCAGGCGCGGTGTCGCCGACGGCGTCGAAGCTGCGTGTGCGCTTCACGTCGGCGACGCACTTGCCGCTCTCGAGCGACATCTCGTAGCGGCCCGTCTCCACGATCTCGATGTGCGTGTCCGACGTCGCGACGACGAGCGTGTTGAGGACGACCTTGCGCGCGTCGGAGGGCGGCGTCGCGCAGCGCGTGCGCCAGGTCTTGCCGTCGCGCGAGTGCGAGGCGCGCTGGAGGCCGGGCATCGGGTCGTAGCAGATGTTCGTGCGGTAGACGCGGCCGCCGCCGATGAACGCGAGCTCGTCGCCTTCGACCTTGATGTCGATGCTCTCGCCGCCGCCGCTCGTCGACGATTTCGGCGGCGCGCCGCAGCTCGCGTCGAGCCACTGCACCACGGTGAAGTCTTCGCGGAGCGCGCTCTGGCGCCACTTGCTGTCGACCTTCAGATCGGCGCGGGCCTCGCCCGACCATCCGAGGACGAGCGCGAGGAGCGCCGCAAAAATCAGCCACACGCGCATGCGCGACCCCCAGTGTACCTATTTTGTCGCGTCGATTCCTGTTGTGTTAGGGTCGCGCCCGTGCGCGCTCCGAGCATTCGATCCGGTCTTCGTTTCCTGGCAGCCGCCGTAGGGCTCGGCACTGCGGTCGTCGGCTTCGAGCACGACGCCGCGGCGCAGACGATCCCGACCGAGAACGGCAAGGGCTTCGACACGCACCTCTTCCGTCCGGCCCTCGACTCGAAGGGCTTCTTCCACACGAACGGCACCGACGTCCTCGGCGCGAACGACCTCTCGCTCGGCCTCGTCATCGACTACGGCCACGGCCTCCTCCGCACCGCCGACAAGGGGCAGGAGAGCACGAACCTCATCGATCACTCGTTCAAGGGGAGCTTCTCCTTCAACTACGGCTTCGCGAACTTCCTCGTCGCCGGCGTCACGCTCCCGATCCAGCTCATGTCGGGCGAGGCGCAGACCGATCGCTCCGGCGCCCCCGCGCAGACCGGCCCGCTCGGCAACGGCACCCCGAACGGCACGCAGTGGCGGCCCGAGCTCGTCGACTTCCAGAACGCGGGCTTCATCGCGCTCCACGCGAAGGCGCGCATCCTCCGCGTCGAGCGCGGCTTCGGCCTCGCGGTCGCGGCGCAGGTCGGCGTCCCGATCGCGGACGCGCCGCAGAACGGCGCCGGCGATCCGGGCTTCTGGTACTGGCCGCAGGTCATCGGCGAGAAGCGGTTCGGCTCGACGGGGCAGTTCCGGATCGGCCTCAACGCCGGCTTCCGCGGCCACGCGGTGAGCGACACGATCATCGACCTGAAGGACGGCCGGCTCCGCGACGGAAACCGCGTGACCTACGGCCTCGGCCTCTCGTACCGCGTGCTCCCCGCCCTCGATCTCGTCGCCGATACGTACGGCACGTACCTCCTCTCCGACGCGGCCTCGAAGATCAAGCCGTCGAACGAGGTCACCGGCGGCATCAAGGTCTTCGTCGAGCGCAACAGCTACCTCCTCCTCGGCGGCGGTCCGCGCTACACGCAGGGCTTCGAGGCGGCGGACATCCGCGCGTTCATCGGCTTCATCTTCGAGCCGTCGATCGGCGACCGCGACGGCGACGGCATCAAGGACGACGTCGACAAGTGCCCGGACGATCCCGAGGATTTCGACGGATTCCAGGACGAGGACGGCTGCCCCGATCCGGACAACGACAACGACGGCATCCTCGACAAGGACGACCGCTGTCCGAACGAGCCCGAGGATCGCGACGGCGATCAGGACGAGGACGGCTGCCCCGAGGGCGACGACGGCGACCGCGACGGCGACGGCATCCTCGACTCGAAGGACAAGTGCCCGGACGATCCGGAGGACAAGGACGGGTTCGAGGACGAGGACGGCTGCCCCGATCCGGACAACGACAAGGACGGCATCCCGGACAAGAAGGATCAGTGTCCGAACGATCCGGAGGACAAGGACGGGTTCGAGGACGAGGACGGCTGCCCCGATCCGGACAACGACAAGGACGGCATCCTCGACGTCGTCGACAAGTGTCCGAACGAGCCCGAGACCTTCAACGGCTTCGAGGACGAGGACGGCTGCCCGGACAAGGGCCTCGTCGTCATCGACAAGGACAACATCCTCATCCTGAAGAAGATCAAGTTCCGCACGAACTCGGCGGAGATCCTCCCCGAGTCGAACGAGATCCTCGACGCCGTCGCGACGACGCTGCTCCACCACCCCGAGTTCACGCTCATCGAGGTCGCGGGCCACGCCGACGAGCGCGCCACCGACGCGTACAACCTTCGCCTCACGCAGGACCGCGTGAACAGCGTCATGGCGGGCCTCGTCGCGCGCAAGGTGAACAAGTCGACCCTCCGCGCGAAGGGCTACGGCGAGTTCTGCCCCGAGGATCCGGGCCACAACGAAGAGGCGTGGGAGAAGAACCGCCGCGTCGAGTTCAAGATCGTGAAGACGAAGGAAGGCCCCACCGGCGTCGAGCTCGGCTGCGCGAACGCGTCCTCGAAGGGCGTGAATCCCGAGCCCGTCCCCAACTGAGCCCGACCCATGCGGGTCCGAACGACCGCCGTCGGCCTAGGCCTGACGACGCTCGTTCTACATTCGACGCCCTCGCGTGCCGCCACGCCCGCGGTCGCTGCCGCCGCGTCCGCGCCTGCGGTCGACGCAGCCCCCGCTGCACCCGGCGCGTCCGCGCCTGCGGACCCTCTTTCGGCGCCTGCGCCCTCGCGTGCCGCCACGCCTGCGGACCCTCTTTCGGCGCCCGCGCCCTCGCGTGCCGCCACGCCTGCGGACCCTCTTTCGGCGCCTGCGCCCTCGCGTGCCGCTGCGCCCGCGGAACCTCTTTCGGCGTCTGCGCTCGTCGCCGCGCCTGCCGAACCGCCGGGGCGTGAGCGGGGAAGCGAGGGGGAGCGTGAGCGGGGGGTGAGGGGGGCGGCAGCCCCCGTTCATCGTGAGCCGGAGCGCAGCGCAGGCGAACGATCGGGGTATGGGGCGGAGCCCCATCGCGAAGAGCCCCATCGCGAAGAGCCCCATCGCGAAGAGCCCCATCGCGAAGACAATCCCGTCCTCGCGTTGCTGGCGGGGGGGGCGGTCACGATGGTGTCGCTCGGGGTGGGGGCGACGATGATCGCGCGATCGGGCGATCCTTACGTTCGCAACGCCGGGCTCGTTGGCGGGTTGTCGGGGATGGCGTTTGTGCCGCTCGTCGCGCACGCGATCGCGGGTGAGACGCGGCGTGGGATCTGGTTCTCGCTGCCGCTCCTCGTGCCGGTCGCGGTGCAAGGGGTCGTGGTCGGTTTCTATCCGAACGTGCTGTGGCGGGCGCCGGCGGGCATTCAGTGGACGACGTACGCGTCCGTCGCCGTGTCCATCTTCGGCAGCATCTTCGGCGTGCTCGACGCGGTTCGCGCCGGAGAGCGTGAGCCGAAGAGCGCGCCGCCTTCGATTTCGGTCGTGCCGACGTTCGGCGATCGCGCCGCGGGCGCTTTGCTCACCGGGAGTCTCTGATGCAACGAGCCGTATTCCTCTTCCTGCTCCTCGCCACCGTCGCGAGCTGCGCGACCGTCCCGCAGAACCGGCGCGGCAAGCTCGCCGATCCGATGATGTCGCTGACGGACGACCCGCTCGAGACGTACCGCAAGCAGAAGTTGTACAATACACGTGAAGCGGCCGCGGGCGGCGACGGCACGGCGGCGGGCGGCGGCTGCGGCTGCCAGTAGTCGGTGCTGCGCCGAGCGCTGCTCATCCTCGCGTGCCTCGCGACCCTCGTCGTCGCCTGGCCCACGCACGCCCACGAAGCCGCGCCCGCCCCCGCAGCGACACCCGCCCCCGCGCCCGTCTCGCCCGCGCCTTCGGCGGTACCCGCCCCCGCGCCCGTCTCGCCTGCGCCTGTCTCGCTCGCGCCCGCAGCGGCGCCCGCATCCCCCGCGGCGCCCGCCCTCTCCGCTCCCGCCCTCTCCGCTCCCGCCCTCTCCGCACCCGCCCTCTCCGCTCCGGCGGCGGCGCCCGCCCCCCCCGCGCCCGCGCCTGCGAAGCTCCATCGCTTCGTGGTCGAGCGGGTCGAGACGGCGTTCACTGCGTATCAGCAGCGGGGCACCGGGTATCAGTCGAAGGCGAGCTCGCGGTCGTGGCTCGATCCCGGCAATGCTGCGCTTGCGGTGTTCCAGCCGCAGCTCTTCGTGCAGGCGCGGCAGAGTGAGCGCATCGTTCATCGCTTCTGGGTGCCGATCGACCTCGTCACGTCGGCCTCTGCGGATGCGATCGATCGCGGGCGGAGGCTCGACCTCATCTCCAACTCGTCGCGGCAGAACGAGGCGATCGCGTTCGACTGGGCCGTCGCGTACGAGGCCACGAAGTGGACCGCGTCCGCGCGCAACAACGTCCACGTCGAGGAGAACTTCCGCTCCTGGGCGGCCGGCATCGGCGCGAGCCTGAACGTCGC from Labilithrix sp. encodes:
- a CDS encoding zinc ribbon domain-containing protein, whose amino-acid sequence is MRVWLIFAALLALVLGWSGEARADLKVDSKWRQSALREDFTVVQWLDASCGAPPKSSTSGGGESIDIKVEGDELAFIGGGRVYRTNICYDPMPGLQRASHSRDGKTWRTRCATPPSDARKVVLNTLVVATSDTHIEIVETGRYEMSLESGKCVADVKRTRSFDAVGDTAPAAGTSTETGPSPAPAKSNAPSEAPPRPALCGVVGEAQKLEVRPSQKLLRPGETFRFRAVVLDAKGCETRTGTAFRLAPDATGKGVKVDALGNVTAAKEATEGALEIIASAGGKETRVTVEIVSAARYDELLQRSGLNAEGESDEAASVVIASQSIGADESVVEDGARKRRLVFLGIIGAALAGLLVAGIFVLRRNRRAKELMHAAEERHEERVREVLERRRRREAEHAAQQRAHEESVAAARAVSSSRSVAAEPAPPLRRADLVCASCGREMEPGTSFCPHDGTPLVAAGAPEKRGGGICPVCNTVFGSEVTRCPKDKQVLIPYPVQAMAQRSDAPRGKICPSCGERFDGGADFCGKDGTQLVLLN
- a CDS encoding OmpA family protein, with the protein product MYLFCRVDSCCVRVAPVRAPSIRSGLRFLAAAVGLGTAVVGFEHDAAAQTIPTENGKGFDTHLFRPALDSKGFFHTNGTDVLGANDLSLGLVIDYGHGLLRTADKGQESTNLIDHSFKGSFSFNYGFANFLVAGVTLPIQLMSGEAQTDRSGAPAQTGPLGNGTPNGTQWRPELVDFQNAGFIALHAKARILRVERGFGLAVAAQVGVPIADAPQNGAGDPGFWYWPQVIGEKRFGSTGQFRIGLNAGFRGHAVSDTIIDLKDGRLRDGNRVTYGLGLSYRVLPALDLVADTYGTYLLSDAASKIKPSNEVTGGIKVFVERNSYLLLGGGPRYTQGFEAADIRAFIGFIFEPSIGDRDGDGIKDDVDKCPDDPEDFDGFQDEDGCPDPDNDNDGILDKDDRCPNEPEDRDGDQDEDGCPEGDDGDRDGDGILDSKDKCPDDPEDKDGFEDEDGCPDPDNDKDGIPDKKDQCPNDPEDKDGFEDEDGCPDPDNDKDGILDVVDKCPNEPETFNGFEDEDGCPDKGLVVIDKDNILILKKIKFRTNSAEILPESNEILDAVATTLLHHPEFTLIEVAGHADERATDAYNLRLTQDRVNSVMAGLVARKVNKSTLRAKGYGEFCPEDPGHNEEAWEKNRRVEFKIVKTKEGPTGVELGCANASSKGVNPEPVPN
- a CDS encoding DUF4266 domain-containing protein is translated as MQRAVFLFLLLATVASCATVPQNRRGKLADPMMSLTDDPLETYRKQKLYNTREAAAGGDGTAAGGGCGCQ
- a CDS encoding DUF3570 domain-containing protein, which gives rise to MLRRALLILACLATLVVAWPTHAHEAAPAPAATPAPAPVSPAPSAVPAPAPVSPAPVSLAPAAAPASPAAPALSAPALSAPALSAPALSAPAAAPAPPAPAPAKLHRFVVERVETAFTAYQQRGTGYQSKASSRSWLDPGNAALAVFQPQLFVQARQSERIVHRFWVPIDLVTSASADAIDRGRRLDLISNSSRQNEAIAFDWAVAYEATKWTASARNNVHVEENFRSWAAGIGASLNVADDAATVSGSVNNVLDWFSAYNGLGVKTGRATRSTSNVNVGLTQILTPTTVVHANYGVSAQYGVLGNTWNSVPFVNGERFAEVLPRARWRHALVGRFAQYLPWDGSLKGFYRFYTDGWGVQAHAIEGQLSQRVHPLVYLRASYRWYTQDGVDFFTTLSPGRGERRFTADSDLGPFQAHTAGAKVALELPFLFAGAHLDAGYERYWRTDGLTVNVALWQAGARF